From the genome of Ananas comosus cultivar F153 linkage group 16, ASM154086v1, whole genome shotgun sequence, one region includes:
- the LOC109722576 gene encoding uncharacterized protein LOC109722576, translating into MGAVAAWIERLLSATRGRLCLRPPRAAARLSTPTIHSLPLTRSAAVSLLSEPSPPPSPPFLAPCSSLSDSPPPLPILPPHPLYLSAPHLVLHRPPRCFVTHPLSPSSPAHVLFLAASPSPSASVLLRAWSLPSRASAFAPASLALNPRAPAAPAARGLAVDALPFGLGVRLAGSVNAVALHSLAAAQIWILAARTSEAAAVVELSKCAVIELSTPIYAMAAAMGCLILGEVGRVRAFPLRPLIKGRAAKKGGGLSSGQGNGDSCKKKGVLNGVVVVPTSRRKRGEARSFVAGRGSELRDGCRCNGEVEGRVEGELTPIKLKMLRIKQNSENSYSFLVAMNCASVQKQKNGTGVLASAKAVSVHALSKNKFLILDSVGDLHVLSLRNKAVPSGITDQCSLTSKEAHTYRLDHPMKIQLLAVLPNTSAKTQVVWVSDGAHTVHMMSLSDIEYSVGGNVEEERKSTMIQISAIEAIFVSEKVRDIVPISSNAVLVLGQGNIFVYGTA; encoded by the exons ATGGGGGCGGTGGCGGCTTGGATTGAGCG GCTACTATCCGCAACACGCGGCCGGTTATGCCTCCGTCCGCCTCGCGCTGCCGCGCGCCTCTCCACGCCCACAATTCATTCCCTCCCCCTCACCCGCTCGGCCGCGGTCTCTCTCCTCTCCGagccctctcctcctccctctcctccattCCTCGCCCCTTGCTCCTCTCTCTCCGActctccccctcctcttccCATCTTGCCTCCTCATCCTCTCTACCTCTCTGCCCCCCATCTCGTCCTCCATCGGCCGCCGCGATGCTTCGTCACGCATCCTCTCTCGCCCTCCTCTCCCGCCCATGTCCTCTTCCTCgccgcctccccctccccctccgcctccgTCCTCCTCCGCGCCTGGTCCCTCCCCTCCCGCGCCTCGGCCTTCGCCCCCGCCTCGCTCGCCCTCAACCCCCGTGCCCCCGCCGCTCCCGCGGCGCGGGGCCTCGCCGTCGACGCCCTCCCCTTCGGCCTCGGCGTCCGCCTCGCCGGATCCGTCAACGCCGTCGCCCTCCactccctcgccgccgcccaGATCTGGATCCTCGCCGCGCGGACCTCAGAGGCCGCGGCCGTTGTCGAGCTGAGCAAGTGCGCGGTGATCGAATTATCGACCCCGATCTACGcgatggcggcggcgatggGGTGCTTGATCCTCGGTGAGGTCGGCCGGGTTAGGGCTTTCCCGCTGAGGCCGCTGATCAAGGGTCGGGCCGCGAAGAAGGGTGGGGGTTTGTCGTCGGGGCAGGGAAATGGAGATTCTTGCAAGAAAAAGGGCGTCTTGAATGGGGTGGTGGTGGTTCCAACGAGCCGCAGGAAGAGGGGCGAAGCACGGTCTTTTGTAGCTGGGAGAGGTTCAGAATTGCGGGATGGATGCAGATGCAATGGTGAAGTAGAAGGTCGTGTTGAGGGAGAGCTTACTCCTA TTAAGCTCAAGATGTTGCGAATCAAACAGAATTCAGAAAATTCATACTCATTCCTCGTGGCAATGAATTGCGCTAGTgtccaaaagcaaaaaaatggTACGGGAGTTCTGGCATCTGCAAAAGCAGTTTCTGTCCATGCACTATCAAAGAACAAATTTTTGATACTGGATTCTGTTGGAGATTTGCACGTTCTAAGTCTGCGTAATAAGGCTGTGCCATCAGGCATCACAGATCAGTGCTCCCTAACTTCCAAAGAAGCTCATACATATCGTTTGGATCATCCCATGAAAATTCAACTATTGGCTGTTCTTCCCAATACCTCTGCAA AGACGCAAGTGGTTTGGGTATCAGATGGTGCGCATACAGTGCATATGATGTCATTATCTGATATTGAATATTCTGTTGGTGGAAatgtagaagaagaaagaaagtcgACAATGATTCAGATCTCAG CTATTGAAGCAATCTTTGTGAGCGAAAAGGTGCGGGACATTGTTCCTATATCATCAAATGCAGTTCTAGTTCTTGGTCAAG GAAATATATTTGTGTATGGTACTGCTTGA